aaggaatattttgagaatttattaagttttaaaatgttattaatgtatatattatagttaaagcatatgatcaaataaatatgataacatTATCAAGTTTAAGATTGTaataatagtattatatatattttctatagacataaaattataataacattatcttatatataatagatataataaaataatattatatatattatataatataattatatataatataaaaaatattatatgatatattttaattacagAGAAGATTGAAATATTTGGATCAAATAGTACTGAACAAGCATAATATTagtaaagaaattagaaaaaaaaaaaggcccaaGTCAGGAAAGAGAagactaataatattttttttttgaaggaaaacTCTTGTACCATTTCATTGAACTAAGTGGAAAATACACTGAGGAACATCCTCCACTGTTACAGCTAAATCAGAAATGGATAGAGAATCTTTTGCTAAAACATGGGCCAACACATTACCATttctcctaacatgagaaaTTTCCCATTTAGCAAACTGTTTCAGCAAGACTTTTGTCTCATACAAGAACATTAAAGCACTACTAAAGCCTTCTCTATCTTCATGAAGGGTGTTTATCACCTGCAGGGAGTCACCCTCCAAGATGATCTGCCTTAAGCCCAAATCCACCCCAAAACTTAGCAGCCTGAAGTGCTCCATACGACTCAGCAAGTAAAGGGTCAGGGTACATTTGCTTGTTGTGTCTCATGGTTGCCATGACATGTCCCTTACAATCTCTCACAATCACTCCCACTCCCACTTGGCTTTTCTGCTTATTCACTGAGCTGTCCCAATTGATTTTGTACCAATTTGGTGGGGGATGAGTCCATACAACAGGGGACAGGCAGGTTGGAGAGGGGTTGGTGGTTATGTTGTTGTTCTCTCCATTTAGCAGGGTCAGAGTAGCATGAGCTTCTCTTATCACTGACTTGGGGTGTTTGAAATCATTATTGAAAATAAAGCAGTTTCTCCTCCACCAAACCCTCCTAGCCACCACCACAAATTCTTGAATAGCTACCTCATCCAACTCTTGCAAGAGAGATTCAAAGAGATCCACAAACAAAGCAGGGGACTGGCTCCTTTTTTGAAGCTTCTTAGAGGCTAGGCTCCAGACATCTCTAGCTGAAACACAGCTCCAAACTGCATGCACCACTGTCTCTTCCTCTTGATGGCACACAGGACATAGTGGATGATCCACTGCCCTTCTCTTCTGTAGGTTGGTTCGAGTTGGGAGAGCCTCCAGGCATGCCCTCCACACAAACACCTTGTCACCTGGTTGTACCCTTAGCTTCCACAATTGCTTCCATACTTGTCTGAGGCTGTTGCTACAAGATGCCTTACCCTTCCCCTCTTGCTCCCGTGTCTTTTCCATGTGATAAGCACTCCTTACTGAAAACCTGCCATCCTTTGTCCCTTGCCAACTTACTCTATCCCTAGCATTCATTGAGCTTAGAGGAGTTTGTAGTATTAAATCTGCTTCCCTCTCCTCAAAGACCTCCCTCACTAGTGTTTCCTTCCACTGAGCTGAGGATTGGTCAATTAGTTCAGAGACCATTGCCTTGCTGTCAAGTAATGCTACTGGACTTGTAACCTTCCTGGGCACTGGGTGGCCAAGCCACCTTTCCTGCCAAATTTGGACCTCTCTTCCATTGCCAATCCTCCAACAAGATCCTGCTTTCACCACCTGTCTTGCTGCCATGAAGCTTCTCCACAGAAATGATGGTTTTGACCCCAGTTTGGCCAACATGAAAGGactattttgaaaatacttaGCTTTCAAAACTCTTGCTGCAAGTGAGTCAGGCTCCTGTATAATCCTCCAGCATTCTTTAGATAACATTGCCATATTAAAACACTCGAGGTCCCTAAATCCCATGCCCCCTTCAGATTTGCTTTTCCCATATTTTTCCATGAAATCCAATGGATTTTGTGTTCCCTTTCCCTTTGGCCCCACCAAAAATTATTGATGACATTATTGATGGATTGCAGCAAGGTCTTGGGCAACTTGAAGACACTCATTGTGTAGGTGGGAAGTGCTTGGACCACTGCTTTGATGAATACCTCTTTCCCAGCTTGAGATAGGCTTTTCACTTTGTATCCACTAACCCTTCTTCTGACTGCATCTAGAATGTTTTTGAAAGAGCTAGCTTTGCTTCTCCCCACAATGGATGGCAAACCGAGATACTTTTCATAGGTCATAGAGGTCCTCATTCCTGCCACAAAAAGGATGTAGTGCTGGGTTAATCTAGAGGTGTTCCTGCTGAATATTATGGATGTCTTGTCCATATTTAGCCTTTGCCCTGAAGCTTCTTCATAGATTCTCAGTAGGTTAATCAACCTTCCCCACTCGAAAGCATTGGCCTTGCAGAACAAAAAGCTATCGTCAGCAAAAAAGAGATGAGACACTCGAAGGAGGCCTCTTGCTATTGGTACTCCATGAACTGCACCAGTTGCCTCAGCTCTACCTATGAGCTTACTAAGTGCTTCTGCACATAGAATAAAAAGGTATGGTGAAATGGGATCACCTTGCCTAATCCCTCTTGAAGGTTGAAAGGCTTCTTGTGGTACTCCATTTACCAAAATAGAATAAGAGACAGTTTCTATGCACTTCATAACTAGGTCCACCCATTGGTGACAAAACCCCATCTTATGCATGATTTTTCTAAGGAATTCTCATTCtattctatcatatgccttactcatgtcgAGTTTTAAGGCCATATAACCCTCCCTTCCTTTCATCCTAGCCTTCATTGTGTGTAGAGCCTCAAAAGCAACAATAACATTATCTGTGATTAGTTTGTTTGGGACAAAGGCTGATTGAGATGGGGACACCACGGAGGGGAGTATTTTTTTGAGTCTATTGGCTAGGATTTTAGATATCAACTTGTATAATACATTACACAGTGATATGGGTCTGAATTCAGAGACTTTGGCTGGATTTTTCTTCTTAGGAATAAGGGTGATGTAGGTGCTGTTTATTTCAAATAGGCTTCCATTTTCATTTAGGACATGCAATACTGCATTGCTGAGTTGGGCACCCACTAGGTTCCAatgtttttgataaaaatatgcAGGATACCCATCAGGGCCAGGTGAACTAAGCCCTTCCATCTGAAAGAGAGCAGTTTTTACCTCCTGCTGAGTGTAAGGCCTCATCAGCATTCCATTTTGTTCTTCTGTGACAGTGGCCTCCACTGGTTCTAGACAATCTGCAATATTCACAGGGTTAGAGGAGGagaacaaatcttgataatattctTGGAATAGATTAGATATCCCTGATGTTGATGTGATCTCTTGCCCACTATCATCGATTAGCCTCTTGATTTggtttactttctttctttgtgtagcacattgatgaaaaaactttgtatttctatccccttctttcaaccacttttgtttggccctttgtttccacctGATGTGATCTTCCTCAAGCAGTTTCTCTATCTTACTTTGCACttgctttattttttctgttagGTGGCCTTCATTATCCCTTTGTAATTCAGTCACCTGATCCCAAAGTTTCCTTAGTTCAACTCTGTAGTTACCAGCATACTGCTTGTGCCACCTTACCAATTCCACTCTGCACTGGTTCAGTCCTTCTATGACTTGACATAGCTTGCCATCAACCCTTCTCGGTTTACTCCATGCCTTTTCCAAAACTTCATAGAAATCTTCCTTCAAGGCCCAGCTGGCCTCATACCTGAATGGTCTATCTTTTCTGGTTGAGTCAAGTTCAAATTGTTCCACAGAAACGAGGATGGGGCAGTGATCTGAACTTAAAATTGGAAGGTTGTAGACCTTAGAAAAAGGAAATAGTTCAGACCATTCCACATTACACAAAGCTCTATCAATCCTTTCTTTGATGAAAGCTTGTCCTGACCTGCCATTTGTCCATGTAAACTTATTACCAACGTACCCCATATCAAAAAGAGAGCATGACTCAGTTGCTGCTCTGAAGGCTTCCACCTGGTTGAAAGGTCTTTGTCTACCTCTACTCTTGTCCCCTGAACTAAGtacctcattaaaatcaccaatacACATCCAGCCCATCCCCATGGTAGGCTTGAGGGCTTGTAGTAACTGCCAGCTCTCCCTTCTCTTTGTTGTGTCAGGATTTCCATAGAATCCTGTAAGAGTCCACTCTCTACCACCAGAGTCCCCACGAATCAGTAAAGATATATGGTGCTGAGAGTATGACAGAACTTCAGCAACCACATCCTCACTCCAGAACAGGGCCAGACCTCCACTAAATCCCCTACTTTCGACTATAAAACTGCTGGAAAATTGCAATTGCCTCTGGAGCCTTACAACACTACTCCTCCTAGCctttgtttccatcaagaaaacaaaagttGGGATCTTTGTTTGCACCAATTGGTGCAAGTGTTGAATTGTcagtgggttcccaagcccacaacAGTTCCAGCTTAGGCACTTCATAACCCTTGGTGGGGCTGTAAATCAGCCTCCACCATATCTAAGTGTTGTGTTTCCGTTGGTACCTTCTCCTCCCCTCTTGCTCTCTTGGCTATGGATCTGGTTTGTCTTCCCTGAAGCAATTTGATGGGCCTTCTCTTGTGGTTTGGGATGCCTGCATGTATCTTTGTTGGGCTTAACTTGAGGCCTACAAAATAGTTATCCCGAGCTCTTCTTTTCCAGCTGgatttttttgtagtttgttCCAACTCCTTAATTTGGTCAGTCATAAGCTGGTTCAGTGCTTCTGCTTGGGCCTTAATGTCCCTCGAGGTTACAGCTACCAAGGGTGCTGAGCCATCCTTTTTGCTTTTCATTTCAACTGTCTGTGCCAATAACATTTGGTTCTGTTCCTTCACTATTTTGGTAGTAGGCAGCCTCTCTTGGAAAGGTGGTGTCAGACTTTCCTTTTTGGTGATTGCTTTTGGAGAGGTCAGAAGCCTGTCATTCTGCTATCTACTCTGCTCTGGTCCTTTGGCAGTAGGTGTTGCAGTAGCCAAACGTGGGTCTGTGACTTCCCTGGTCAGTTTCTGATCTACCTTCTGACTACTGTGTTGCCTCGATTGGACTTCATCCCTTACCTCCTCTTTTTTCCTCCATGACTGCCTCTCTGGTTCAGCTTCTGGGTTCATGTCATTGCCATACTTTTTGAACAGCAAGTCACTTTCTCTAGGAGCAGCTGCCCTTAGCCATGCTCCATACTGCTGCTTTTCTTCATTTCTACTTAAAATGCACCCCTGTGTTGTGTGCTTGATTGTGCCACAGTTAAAACAAAAGGATGGTAGTCTCTCATACCTCAACTGGATCCAAGTTTGCTTCCCTTCCACTGATATGAATATCCCCCTGAGAAGAGGCTTTGTTATGTCTATTTCAACTCTTATCCTTAAGAACTTCCCCCATCCAATGCCTCGTTGGTCAACATGAACTTTTACCACCTTTCCTACATTATTGCCCACCTGCATTCCAATCTCCCGTGTCATACACCCAAAAGGCATGTTGAAAACTTGGACCCAAAACTCCTCTTTAGTGAAGGTGGTTTCTCCAATTGACTTGCTGCTATCAAATGGCTGCAGGCATATCAGCCATCTATCAAAGGACCAGGGTCTTCCTGCAATTACTCTTTTCATGTCTTCCTCCAAGTTAAACTCAATCAGGAACTTGTTGGATCCAACTTCTGTAAACTGGACCCAGCTATCACATTTCCAGATCTTAGTCATAGTGACTTTGAATGCTTCTTTGTTTATAAACTTCTCCGACACTATCATTGCTAATAGGCAATACTTGCCATAATGCAGTGCACTGTGCAGTACTTTTGCTGGTAGAACCAGCCCTTCTTTCTCCTTCTCAGTAAAGCAAAGCCCCTCCCATTGTCTTGCTAAGTCTTCCTCCATCACTAACTCTTCGAACCAGTAGAGACTAGTTCAAGAGACTCACTCTATAGTAGAGAGAAACCTCACCCAGAGAGGAGAGGATCGAGAAGACTAATAATATGAGTGGTGGCGTGTGTACATATACCCATATATAAGTTCCctcaaaacattttcaaaacaaaaacgaATGAAAACTTGCGCCAACCTCCCTAGTCCCTGCctcaaattttcaagaaaacTTAAACTTCCCTCTCACTACTAATTAACACACTGCAACTCGTCCTCATAATTGCCTCTCATAAGCACTGGCCTCTTTTCCCTCAATATTCATGTCTTGTTAGCGCAACTTCATTGTCGTTTGTTCTCTCCATTTCTTTCTGTCAAGTGCTGCCTCACACATCCAACCGCCCAGCAACTATCTCTGTTTTGCTGTATCAAAAACAAAGCAACCCACCACCAGTTCCACCTTAAACCGCAACTCCATGTGTCAAGCGAACCCACCGCAAGCTACCCAGTCCAATCGTAAATTAATCACCTAGAACGGCAACCTCTCCTTAGCCATCATGTGTCCCCACCTTTGCACCGAATGGTTGCTCCATCAACAACCTCCCTGCCCGGACATGTACGTGTGTCCATCTGTCCGTCCGACATACAACGTCATTGCCACGTTTAGCACAGGTCCAGTGGCACCTCCGCTCTCTTCCATTGTTTTGTCGCCCTTGGTGTCTCCTCCATCTCGAAGCTTCAACCTCGGCTCAGCCACCCACTACCCCGACTTCTCACCATTGCACCATAAGTCTCACGGTTTTTCtcactctctatttctctctcttcctcatcACTTTCTCTCCCTCACAGGGATCGGATATCGCCTGCTTTCGTGCTCTTTGCCGCACCACTCAGTTCCACCACCTCAGCACCCTCTTCTCGGTGAGTCTAGAAATTCTTGGTCATGCTGATTGCTTTTCTGAGTGCTCATTTTTGTGTCTTGACGTTTCATAAGTTCCAGATGTAGGTTACCATGTgtggtgttttattttaaagttggcTTTAGGCCTTATGGTCCTTTTGGCTAGGTGCTTGCAAAAACTTGTTTTAATTCTTTAAGGTGTATTggagttgtgttttaaaattagtttatgCAAATCAAGCATATTGAGTTTATTTAGTCCAATGGCCAAGGTATAAccagattgaatttatttagtcaATAACTAATGTGGAGGATTTGCAAAATCTTGGTGTTCTATATTTGCAAACTCTTTGGCTATTTGCCAACAAAATCTTGGCGTTCTAGA
This sequence is a window from Carya illinoinensis cultivar Pawnee chromosome 9, C.illinoinensisPawnee_v1, whole genome shotgun sequence. Protein-coding genes within it:
- the LOC122277021 gene encoding uncharacterized protein LOC122277021 — translated: METKARRSSVVRLQRQLQFSSSFIVESRGFSGGLALFWSEDVVAEVLSYSQHHISLLIRGDSGGREWTLTGFYGNPDTTKRRESWQLLQALKPTMGMGWMCIGDFNEVLSSGDKSRGRQRPFNQVEAFRAATESCSLFDMGYVGNKFTWTNGRSGQAFIKERIDRALCNVEWSELFPFSKVYNLPILSSDHCPILVSVEQFELDSTRKDRPFRYEASWALKEDFYEVLEKAWSKPRRVDGKLCQVIEGLNQCRVELVRWHKQYAGNYRVELRKLWDQVTELQRDNEGHLTEKIKQVQNCLEPVEATVTEEQNGMLMRPYTQQEVKTALFQMEGLSSPGPDGYPAYFYQKHWNLVGAQLSNAVLHVLNENGSLFEINSTYITLIPKKKNPAKVSEFRPISLCNVLYKLISKILANRLKKILPSVVSPSQSAFVPNKLITDNVIVAFEALHTMKARMKGREGYMALKLDMSKAYDRIE
- the LOC122277023 gene encoding uncharacterized protein LOC122277023; translated protein: MEEDLARQWEGLCFTEKEKEGLVLPAKVLHSALHYGKYCLLAMIVSEKFINKEAFKVTMTKIWKCDSWVQFTEVGSNKFLIEFNLEEDMKRVIAGRPWSFDRWLICLQPFDSSKSIGETTFTKEEFWVQVFNMPFGCMTREIGMQVGNNVGKVVKVHVDQRGIGWGKFLRIRVEIDITKPLLRGIFISVEGKQTWIQLRYERLPSFCFNCGTIKHTTQGCILSRNEEKQQYGAWLRAAAPRESDLLFKKYGNDMNPEAEPERQSWRKKEEVRDEVQSRQHSSQKVDQKLTREVTDPRLATATPTAKGPEQSR